The nucleotide window gttaatttttttatcaaaaatatcttttattttatcgGATATTCCGTCATTTAACATATCATTACCTTTAACTATATTACCTATATCAGCAAAACTATATTTCATTGCTTCAAGGGCTTTGgtttgattattattatatatattccatAAACGTTTTGCTTCATTGTATGCAGCATAAAGAATAAATTCCTTAAAATCTGTTTTGTTCTTTATTCGACCACTATATGTTGAAATACTTGAAAAACATATATGTTTTCTCCTAGGAGGAACCATCACAgctttatttatatttgaattattttttacaaaataattattcCATTCTATACGATTTCTATTAAAATGATTTTTTCTACAAGGATatttaacatatttatta belongs to Plasmodium gaboni strain SY75 chromosome Unknown, whole genome shotgun sequence and includes:
- a CDS encoding putative EMP1-like protein, encoding NVKNTYDDEHTKNFVDKLKENCENKQTPSVDSVNNVDKYLDKGNYCKKFTFDRTLSNGKNYAFEEAPKQYKENCDCAKNFEEVDQCPVDEHECNKYVKYPCRKNHFNRNRIEWNNYFVKNNSNINKAVMVPPRRKHICFSSISTYSGRIKNKTDFKEFILYAAYNEAKRLWNIYNNNQTKALEAMKYSFADIGNIVKGNDMLNDGISDKIKDIFDKKIN